The stretch of DNA GCACATCGAAGGCCACAAAGGCAGCCATTTCAAAGCGCAGCGCTTTGGAGCCGTCTTCTACCTCGTAGGCCAGGTCGGTGCGGGTCCAGTCCAGCACCGGCATAAAGTTGTAGGTGACCGTGCGGATGCCGCACTCGGCCAGGTTGCGCAGGCTCTGCTGGTAGTTCTGAATGAAGGTTTCGAAGCCGGGGGTTTGGGTTTTGATGTGCTCGTGCACCGGCACGCTCTCCACCACGCTCCACCGCATGCCTGCGGCCTCAATCTCGGCCTGCCGGGCCCTGATTTCGGCTACCGGCCACACCACCCCGTTTGGGAGGTGGTGCAGGGCCGTGACAACGCCGGTGCAGCCGGCCTGCCGCAAATCGGAGAGGCTTACGGGGTCTTGAGGGCCAAACCAGCGCATGGTTTGCTCCATTGAATAGGGTTGTTGCTTGCTCATGGGTTTCAGCTGTTACACGCCGCCAAAGATGGAAAAACCGCCATCCACGCAAATCATGGAGCCGGTTACAAACTGGGAGGCGTCGCTGAGCAGCCATACCAGGGCACCTTTCAGCTCATCGGGGTGGCCGAAGCGCTTAAAGGGCGTCTGGCGGATAACCAACTCGCCACGAGCCGTGAAGCCGCCATCGGGAGTGGTGAGCAGGTTGCGGTTTTGCTCCGTCAGGAAGAAGCCGGGGGCCAGGGCATTCATGCGCAGCTTGTCGCCGTAGCGGTTGGCCATTTCCACCGCAAACCACTGGTTGTAGCAGTCGAGGGCGGCCTTGCCCATGTTGTAGCCCAGCACCTTAGTAATGGCCCGCTTGGAGTTCATGGAGGATATGTTCACGATGCTGCCGCGGCGGCCCGATTGCGCAATGGCCTCACCGAACACCTGCGTTGGCCGGATGGCACCCCAAATGTTCAGGTCCATCACCCGCTTCATGCCCTCAAGGTTCATCTTAAATACGTCGTGCTCAGGGTCAAGCACACCATCGGCGCCGTTGCCGCCGGCGGCGTTTACCAGGCCATCAATGCGGCCGTAGGTCTGTACTACCTGTTGGCAGGCGGCGCGCAACTGGTCTTCTTCCAGCACATCGGCTACCAGGGCCAGCGCCTGGCCGCCGCGGGCCTTGATAGCCTCGGCCCGCTCGTGCGCTATGGCGGCGTTGCGGCCCAGAATGCCCACGGTGCCGCCGGCTTCTACAATGCCATCAATGAACGACTGGCCTAGGATGCCGGTGCCACCGGTAACCACGATTACTTTGCCCTCCAGGGAAAAATTCTCACTCATGCAGTTGGGTAAAATGGGGCGCGGTTGTGGAGCGCCACCGGTAAGGATCTGAAATGGGGTTTAAAAGGGTGCCAGGCCAGGATGGAAGCCGGCTGGGCCTATTTTGTGAGGCGCTTAGTCAGCTTGAATGGTGAAGGATTTGCGAAGGCGGATGTCTTCGGAAGAGCTACCGAGCAGCACTTCAAACTCGCCGGGCTCCACAGTCCAGTTCATGTTTTTGTCGAGCAGGGCCAGGTCGTTGGGGTGGAGGGTGAAGCTGACGGTTTTCTTCTCGCCGGGCTGCAGCCGCACGCGCTCAAAGCCACGGAGGTCAAACTCGTACGTGGTCACGCTGCTGACTTTGTCTTTGAGGTAGAGCTGCACCACTTCGTCGCCCAGGCGCTTCCCGGTGTTGGTTACCTCCATGGTTACCTGCACATTGGCGTTGGCGTGCTGGCTGGGCTGGCTTACTACCAGGTTGCCGTACTCAAAGGAGGTGTAGCTCAGCCCGAAGCCAAAGGGGTAGAGCGCGCCGTTGATGCTGGTTTTGCCGTAGCCGTTGGGCCCCGCGCTGGGCTGGCCCGCCTGCGACGACACCTTGAAGGGGAAATTGTACTCGATCTGGCCCGTTGATTTGGGGAAGGTGATGGGCAGCTTGCCGCCGGGGTTGTTGTCGCCGAACAGCGTTTCTGCAATTACGCGCCCACTCTGAGGTCCCGGAAACCAGGCCTCCAGAATGGCCGGCACATAGCGGTTTTCCCAGTTAATGGTGAGCGGCTGGCCGTTTACTAATACCATTACCACGGGCTTACCAGTGGCCTGCAGTGCCTGTAGCAGCTGCAGCTGACGGCCGGGCAGGCCTAGGCCTGTGCGCGAAAGGCTTTCGCCCACGCGCTTCTCATCCTCACCCACCACCGCAATTACCACATCGGCCAGCCGGGCCTGGGCCACGGCTTCGTCGATGCTGGCTTGCTCCTCTTTGGTTAAAGCCGTCGGAATGATTTCGCTTTCAGGCCAGCTGGCATCCACAATGTTGCAGCCTTTGGCGTAGTGCACCGTGGCCTTTGCCCCGAGGTAGCTCTTGATGCCATCCAGCACCGTGGTAACGGGGTTGTTGGAGGGGCCATACCGGCTGGTGGTGTAGTTCTTTTCCGCCGCCAACGGGCCAGTCACCAGCACCGACTTCAGGGCCTTGTCATCAAGCGGCAACAGGTTTTTCTCGTTCTTCAGCAGCACCATGGTTTCACGGTTCAACTGCAATGAGAAGGCTTCATCGGCCGCGGTGTGCACGGTTTTGTCGGCGGCTTTGGGGTTGCTCGTGTAGGGCTGGTCAAAGAGGCCCAGCCGGAACTTCACCCGCAGCACATCGGCCACGCGCCGGTCCAGGGTCTTCATGGATACGCGGCCTTCCTTCACCAGCTCGCGTAGGGGCATTATGTACACCTCCGGCATGGTGAAGTTGGTTCGCACGTTCAGGCCCGCCTCAATGGCCTGCTGCACAGCCTGCTTGTAGGTATCGGCCACGTGGTGCTTGGTAAACAGGAACTCCACGGCCTCACTATCCGACACCACGTACCCATCGAAGCCGAATTTCTCGCGCAGCAGCTCCGTCAGGAAATAGTGGCTGCCGGTTACCGGCTGCCCGTCCCAGTCGTTGTAGCTGCTCATCACGCCCATGGGCTTGGCTTCCTGAATCACGCGCCGGAAGGGGTAGAGGTAGAGCTGGTGCATCTCGCGGGGCGCCACGTGCGGGTCGGTGCGCACGTCGCCGTCGCGGCCACCTTTGGGCACGCTGTACACGGCGTAGTGCTTGAGCGTAGAGGCCACGCCCTGCTCCTGAATGCCGAGTACCATTTGCTTGCCCAGCTCCGCAATATGGAAGGGATTTTCGCCGTAGCACTCTACCACCCGGCCCCAGCGCTGGTCGCGGGCCGGGTCGAGGATGGGGGCATACACATTGGAGTAGCCCAGGGCTTTGGCCTCACGGCCCACGGTGGCGCCGGCTTGGCGCACCAGGGCCTTGTTCCAGGTGCTGCCAATACCAATGGGGGCCGGCAAGGGCGTGGCCCGGTCGTGGCAGAGGCCATGGATGCCCTCGTTTGTGAAATCAACCGGAATACCCAGGCGCGTTTGCTCCACAAACCACTTCTGCACATCATTAATGGCAGTGGCATGCTTGCTGAACGGATAGGAAAACTCGGTGGCGGCGCCGGGGTGGTAGGCTAGGCCATTAAGCTCTTCGTCGATGTTGGCAATGCCATCCTTCCAGACCATGGTCTTCCACTCCGCCGTGGGCATCTTGTCCTTCAGCACCCGGCCGTAGCCGTAAAGCGTGGCCGTTTGGCAGGTTTTCTCCTCCAGCGTCATCTGCGAGAGTAAGTCGGCTACCCGGCGCTCTACTGGCTGCGCGACATCCTCAAACACGTCCTTTTTGCCGTTCTTATTGAAGTCAATCCAGCCTTTGCGGTAAATGTTCTGCTTGCTTTGTCCCTGCACGGCCGAGGTCAACAGCAGGGCAGGAAATAACAGGCAATATGGGAGGGTGGGAGTACGCATCAGTTGGAAGGGAGGCGGTTGCAAAGCGCTAGGCCAGTGGCAGGTAGCTGCCAGCAGAAACCTAGAATGGGTGTTGAGTGCGCCCTGAACGTGGCCCAGGCTACTTCGCCGGGCAGGAATTGCAAGCAATGGGCACAAATACTCTGAGCAGGCCGGGCTAACCCAACCTGCTCAGAGGCGCTGACTAGAAGCCAGGGTTTTGCGTTAGGTTGGGGTTGAGGGCTATTTCCGTTTGCGGAATCGGGAACAGCAGGTAATTGTCGCTGATGTCGCGGTTGAAGATGGTTTTCTCCACTTGCTTCAGGCGGTTCAGCCGGATCAGGTCGTAGCGGCGGTGGCCTTCATCACACAGCTCCCAGGCGCGCTCCAGCACCAGCAGATCCACGAAGGCATCTTTGGTGGTGGCGGTAGTGGGCAGAGCCGCCAGGCCAGCCCGCTGCCGCACCCGGTTAATGCCCTGGTACTTGGTCACGTCAGCGGCGTTGAGGTTGTTGAGTGCCTCCGACTGCATCAGCAGCACATCGGCGTAGCGGGTCACCAGCCAGTTAACGCGCGAGTCGTTGCCGATGCGCTTGTCGTCGCGGAACTTGTTGAAGTAGTACTGGGGCAGCGTGGTGGTATTGGCCTTGTTGCTCAGGTTCCAGTCTTTGCGCACATCGGTAGCGGCGTATGATTTCACAAACCAATCCTCGGCCGTGAACGAGGCGAAGCCGCCCAGCGCCGCCGGCAGGTTTTGGCGCACAATGATGTTGCCCACGTTTGGGGGCAAATCAAACTGCACCGAGAAAATGTGCTCGGCGTTGTTTTCGCGGTCAGGCAGAAAAACGTCGCCGTAGGTTGGCATCAGGCTATACAAGCCGGAGTTGATAACGCGGTTACAAGCGGCCAGCGCATCCTGGTTGTCGGTGCCTTTGGCATCGGAAGAGCTGGCGCGGGTGAGGTATACTTTCGCCAGCAGGCTGGCCGCGGCCCCGCTGGAAACGCGGCCTTTGTTGCCGGCCGGAATCTGGTTTTCCTTCAGGCAGTTGGCTTCGGCAAACTGCAGGTCCTCAATAATCTGCTCGTACACCGCCGCTTTGGGTGTGCGGGCGGGGCGCAGGTCGTCGTTCGGGCCTTTGATGGGCGAGGTAATCAGGGGTACGTCGCCGTAGGAGCGCACCAGCTCAAAGTAGGCCAGGGCGCGCAGGAAGCGGGCGTTGCCGAGGATGTTGTTCTTGCTGGCCTCGTTCATGCTCACGGCCGGCACCTTGTCAATCAGATCGTTGGCGCGGCCAATCAGGCGGTAGTTGTTCACCCACCAGTTCCCGATTTCGCCGTTGTTGGCGGTGTAGGTGAAGCGGCTTAGCTCGGCCCGGTCGCCGGTGGTAGCGCCCACCACGGCCATGTAGTCGCCGGGCAGCTCCGTTACCAGCCACACCGTGCGGCCGTAGTAGGTTTGGGCCTGCATGAGGCTAAACACCCCGTTCAGGCCCGCAATGGCGTCGCCCTCGTTTTGGTAAAAGTTGCTGGCGGTAAGGAAATCATAAGGCTTTTCTTCCAGGAAGGACTCGCAGGAAGAGAAGAAGCCAAGGGAACATATGCCGAGAAGAAGGAGCTTCTTTTTCATGTCAGTAGTAAGTAGAAATACCCGTTCGATTAGAAGCCAATCTTCACGCCGCCAATGAAGGTGCGCGTGCTGGGGAAGGCGTTGTAGTCGGTGTTCAGGCTCAGGCCGGAGTTACCGAACGAGTTTACTTCGGGGTCGTAGCCGGAGTATTTCGTAATCGTAATCAGGTTTTGGCCGGTCACGTACACGCTGGCCGATTTAATGGTTTTGGTTACGGCCTCGGGCAGGGGCACATTGAAAGAAACCGTCACGGTTTTCAGGCGGGCGAAGCTGCCGTTCTCCACCACGTCGCTCACAATGCCGGTGCTGCGGCGCACCACGCTGTTAGCCTTCGGAATGGTGTTGCTGGTACCGGGACCAGTCCAACGGTCATTCACCGACCTCAGCTTGTTGGTGGTAGTAAAGCCCGACTCCAGCTCGTAGCGGTTGAGGTTAAGCACATCAGTTCCCTGCACGCCCTGAATAAAGATGTTCAGGCTCACGGGGCCGTAGCTAAAGCCGTTGGTGAAGCCGTAAATGAACTTCGGCTGGGCCCGCCCAATGATGGTGCGGTCGTTGCCGTCAATCTTCTTGTCGCCGTTCAGATCGGCGTAGCGGGGGTCGCCGGGGCGCACGGTGGTAGTCAGGCCGCTGGCTGTAATTTCCTCCGGGGTCTGCCAAATGCCCTGGAACACGTAGCCGTAGAAAGAGCCAATGGGCTCCCCAACCCGCAGCACGCTGGTGGCAGCCGTAGCACCGGGAAACAGGCTCGTACTCGACTGGCCTACGAAGCGCTGGTACTCGCCATTGAGGTCAAGCACTTTGTTGCGGTTGAGCGAGAAGTTGAGGTTGGTATTCCAGGAGAACTTCTTTGAGTCGAAGTTGACCGTGTTCAAGGAGAACTCCAAGCCCTTGTTCTGCACGCTGCCCGCGTTTTGCAGAATGTTGGAGAAGCCCGTTGTCTGCGGAATGGATACCTGCAGCAGCAGGTCGGTGGTTTTCTTGTAGTACACATCGGCCGTAACGCTGATGCGGTTTTTCAGGAAAGCCACATCTATCCCCACGTCGGCGGCGGCCGTAGACTCCCAGCTCAGGTCGGGGTTGGGCACGTTAGAAGGCGACAGGCCTACCAGGCGCGTGGCCCCCGAGGTGTAGGCGCTCAGCCCATACCGCCCCAATGACTGATACGAGCCAATTTCCTGGTTGCCCGTGATGCCGTAGCTGGCGCGCAGCTTCAGGTCGCTCAGGGACGTAAAGCCCTTCATGAAGTTCTCATCAATCAGACGGTAGGCGAAGGCGGCTGAAGGGAAGTAGCCCCACTTGTTGTTCGGCCCGAAACGCGAGGAGCCATCGGCGCGCATCGTGAAGGTGAACAGATACTTCTCGAACAGCCGGTAGTTTACCCGCCCAAAGTAAGAGGCCAGGCGGTTGGAGTTTTTGCCCGAGCTGGGCGTCAGCACGTTAGCGCCCAGGCCTATGTTATCGGAGCCCAGAGCATTGGTGAAGAAGTTGTTGGCCGAGGCGCTGTAGTTCTCATTCACGAACTCCTGGAAGCTCAAACCCGCCACCACATTCAGGGCGTTGTTCTCGTTGAGCTTGCGGTCGTAGGTCAGCGTGTTCTCGTTCAGCCAGCTGTAGTTGTTGTTGGAGGCTTTAGTGGCCGAGCCGTTGGTGTTCTGGCCCACATACACCGTAGAGGGGATAAACTGGTTGCGCTGGTTGGCAAACAGGTCGGTGCCGCCCGAAATGCGCAGTTTCAGGCCTTCCAGTAGCTGATACTCGCCGGCTACGTTGATGAGGGCGCGGGTGGTGGTGAGGTTGTCTTTGGCACTTTCAGCGTAGGCCACTGGGTTGCCAGCAATTTCTACGGCCGGCAGGGGCTGGTTCTGGAAAGTGTAATTGCCATTCGCATCGCGCACCGGCTGAATGGGGCTGAAGCGCAGGGCATCGAGCAGTACGCCCCCATTGCTACCGCCGTTGGTGTTTACGGTAGTAAGGCGCTGCTGAGTGCGGGAAAGCTGGCTGGTGAAGCTCACGTTAATCTTGTTGCTCACCCTCCGGTCCAGGTTCAGGCGCACGGAGCCGCGCTTGAAGCCGGAGTTCAGGATAATGCCTTCCTGATCAAAGTAATTGAAGCTGAGGTTATAGCGGGTGTCTTCGGTGCCGCCGCTGAACCCCAGCTGGTAATTGCTTTGGCGGCCCTGCCGGAAAATCTCATCCTGCCAGTCGGTACCCTCACCCATGGCATCAATCTGCTGCTGCGTGTAGGGCAGGGGCGTGGTGGTTTTGTTTTCGAGGTTGTTGAGCGTCTGCACGTCGTTGAGGTAGCGCGCAAACTCAGGGGCGTTCATCAGGTCGTACTTCTTGCGCACGTTGCTCACACCGGTGTAGGCCTCAAAGTTGATGGCGTTGCGGCCAGCCTTGCCTTTTTTGGTGGTGATGATAACTACCCCGTTGGCACCCCGGCTACCATAAATGGCCGTGGCAGAAGCATCCTTCAGCACCTCAATCGACTCAATGTCGCTGGGGTTAATGGAGTTTAGGTCGCCGGCGCCGGGGAAGCCATCTACCACGAATAGCGGCTCGTTGCCGGAGTTGATGGAGTTAGTGCCCCGAATGCGGATGGAAACGTTTCCGCCCGGCTCCGAATTCGTTTGCGTAACCTGCACGCCACTCACGCGGCCCTGCAGAATCTGGTCGGCGCGGGTAATGGGCGTTTCGGCCACTTGCTCCGCCGAGATGGACGCTACCGAGCCGGTGATGTCGCGTTTGCGCTGGGTGCCATAGCCCACTACCACCACGTCATTCAGGGCCGTGGCCTTCTCCCCAAGCTTCACCGAGCCAATGGAACTGCGGCCGCCCACGCGCACTTCCTGGGGCTCAAAACCAATGAAGGAGAACACCAACACGGGGTCGCCGGTGGCGGGAACGGGCAAGCTGAACTTGCCGTCGGGGTCAGTGGAGGCGCCGGTGGTGGTGCCTTTGATAACAACTGATACCCCAGGGAGGGGAGAGTTATCCGTAGCACTCAGCACCGTGCCGGTTACCTGGCTGGTTTGGGCGTGTGCCGAAACGGATATTACTACCGCGGCGGGCAGCAATAGGTGGGTAAATTTTCGCATAAGGCTCAGGGCTGGTGGGGAATTAGTGAGTGTAATCTCCACAAACTTGCCGTGCCCAGGACGCCGTAAACGGGATTTATTTACGGAAACGATTACGGAAAACAGCCAGCAGGTGCACCATTACCGGTGCGCGGCAAGCCGCTGGTGCCCAGCAACCGAGGGGCTAGGCCAGCGCCAGCAGGGAGTAGGGGCCAGCCGGAGCCACAAACCAGGCCGCTAGGCCACTTTACCGGGTGCGGGCCGTAGAGCGCCGCACGCTCAGCTCCGATTTTAACTCCAGACTATCAGCGGGTAAGAGATGCACGTTCTCCTGCAGGGCCCGAAACAGCAGCCGGGCGGCCTCGCGGCCAATTGCGTAGGCCGGCTGCGTAATAGTGGTGAGGGGCGGGTTGAGCAGGGCAGCAATTTCCAGGTTAGAAAACCCAATTACTTTCACGTCATCAGGGATGGAGAGGCCCAGGTTACGGCAGGCGTCGTAGCTGCTCATAGCCAGCGTTTCTACGGAGGCAAAAATGCCGTCAATCTCGGGCCGGTTGCGCAGCAGCTCCTCAATGAGTGGGGTGTTGAGGGCCTCATTGGTGTGGCCCTGCACTACCAGGGCTTCCTCATAGGGCAGGCCCCAGTCTTGCAAAGCCGCCATGTAGCCTTGCAGCCGGCGCTTGCCAATAGAAAGCGTATCGGAAATAGTGAGGTGAGCCACAGTGCGGCAACCCGCCTCCAGCAGGTGTTGGGTGGCCTGATACCCGCTGGCATAGTCGTCGGTGGTGACGGTGGCCGTGGGCAAGTCATCATATACCCGGTCAAAAAGCACCACCGGAATGCCCCGGTCGCGCAGTACGGTTAGGTGAGTGCTGGCCTGGCTGTTGCGGGCCATGGAGAGCAGTACCCCATCTACACGCCCAGCGGCCAATACCTGAATAATGGAGGCTTCCTGCTCGGGCGCCTCGTGGGTCAGGGAAATCAGCACATGAAAATCATTTTCCCGGGCTACCTCCTCAATGCCATTAATGGCCAAGGAGAAGAAGTGGTTGTGCACGGCCGGAATAACAATGCCAATGGTTTTGCTTTTGTGCCCGCGCAAGCTGCTGGCGTAGGGGTTGGGCTCATACTGTAGCTTGCTGGCCAGCGCCCGCACCCGGTCTTTGGTGTGCTGGGCAATGTCGCTGCGGTCGTTGAGTGCCCGCGACACCGCCGAAACGGACAGGTTGAGTTCCCGCGCAAGTACTTTCAGGCTAACTGGGGGCATAAGACAACGTGAAGGGTGGGCGTGGAGGTGGCCGCGGCCAGGTCTGGGGCCAAAGCAGTGACTCCTTACAAATTCGGCTGCCCCTCTCCGCGGCAAGGGGAGGGGGGCAGCCGAACAAAATGCAAGACTGGCCTAGGGTGGGCTAGTTCACGAGCAGGGTCATGATGGAGTGAGGGCGCGAGGTGGTGGGAGCCGCCTGGCCCCTGATCCAGAGCTGGAACGGCTGCTGCTGGTCGGTCTGGTTCATCACCACCACCGCGACGGTGCCATCGGGGTTGCGGAAGGCCGTGGTCTGCAGCACGTCGCGGCTGGCCGTGGTGGCAATACGCCGGGCCCCGGGCCGGATGAACTTGCTGAAGTGGCCGATGTAGTAGTAGCTGTTGGTGTAGAGCAGCCGGCCGCTGCGCGTGTCCCCGATGATGGGGGCGTAGCAGAAGTTGCCCACGTGGTTGGGGCCGCCGGTCTGGTCCAGCAGGATGTTCCAGTCGGTCCAGGCCTCGGTGCCGGCGTTGAAGTCATTGATTATCGAGTGGCCGTACCGCTCACCCAGCTGCCAGTCATTTACGTTCGAGAAGTCAAACTTCTCGATGCAGCCCTCCGTGAAGATCAGGTGCTTGTCGGGGTAGGTTTCGTGTACGCGGCGCAGGTTCTCAAACTGCATGCCCGAGCCGGTCCACGTCTCGTACCAGTGGTAGCCCAGACCCCAGTAATACGTACTGGCCTCCGGGTCATCGAACAAGGTAGCGGCGCGCTGGTACATCAGGTCGCGGTTGTGGTCCCAGCCAATGAGCTTCCGGTCGCCCAGGCCCCCTTTCTTCAGGGTGGGGCCCAGGTAGCCCTTCACGAAGTCGCGCTCCTCTTCGGCCGTGAAAATGCACGACTCCCACTTCTGCACGGCCATGGGCTCGTTCTGCACCGTCAGGCCCCAGATAGGGATGCCCTGGCGCTCGTACGCCTTGATGAACTTGACGTAGTAGTCGGCCCAGAGCTGGCGGTACTCGGGCAGCAGCTTGCCGCCCTTGAGCATACTCTGGTTGGTCTTCATCCAGGCCGGCGGGCTCCAGGGGCTCACGTACATCGTCAGCTGGCCGCCGGCGGCCGCAATGGCCTGCTTGATGAAGGGGATGCGGTACTGCTCGTCGTGCTTGACGCTGAAGGTCTGGAGCGTCTTGTCGCCGTCGGCCACGTACGTGTAGGGGGCCGTGGAGAAGTCGGTGCTGTGGATGGTGGTGCGCGCCAGCGTGTAGCCGATGCCCTGGGTGGGGCTGTAGTAGGCGCGCAGCAACTCCTGCTGCTGGGCTGTGGGCAGCTTGGCGAAGGTTTCGGCCGCGGCATCGGTCAGGGCCCCGCCGATGCCGAGCAGGGTCTGGAACGAGTGGTTGGGGTCGACGAAGACCGTGGGCTGGGTTTCCAGGGGCTGGGGCTGGGCCGAGAAGCTGAGCTTATCAGTGGCCGACAGGCGCAGCTCCGAGTTAGCGGCCGTGGTGTAGACCTGCACCTGTTTGCCCACCGCCGAGTAGGAGGAAGAGGAGGAGGAAGCCTTGGATTTGGAAGAAGAGGCTTTTTGCGCCGTGGCAGTGGTGCCGAGAGTGGAAGCCAGCGCCGCGGCAATCAGAAACTTGTGCATGCGTAAGAAGTAAAATGAGCTACCAGATGTAGGTTCCCACGGCTCCGCTAGCTAGCTGAGTCGTGGCTACCTTGCCCCGGTACTTGATGTCGAAGGTTTGGGCACCGCCCGTGTTGAGTACAATGAGGACTTTCTTGCCCTCAGGATTTTTAAATGCCACGTTTTGTAGGCCACCCGGCACGTTGGTGTCAATGCGCACGGAGCCTGGGCGCACAAATTTGGCCGCGTGTGCCACCGTGTAGTAGGCTGTGTTGCGGGTTACGGTGTTGCCGCTGATGGTAATGGCGCCCATGCACTTGGTGCAGCCGCCCGGCGTGTGGGGCCCGTAGCTGGGGTCAGAGGCCAGGTTCCACTCCAGCACGTTGCGACTCCAGTTGCGGGTAGCACCAATAATGAGGTTATTCACGTGCCAGTTGAAGTCGCCGGCAAAATTGCCTGGCCCCTCAGTCCACTGCTCCGTGAAGTACACGCCCTTATCGGGGTAGGCGTTGTGCACGTTGGTCATGGCCGAGATGCTGCCAGCGTAGAGGTGGAAAGCCGAGCCATCTACGTACTGCCGCGCCTGAGCATCCTGCAGTACCGTTACCGGGTAATCGGCGCGGTCGAGGTTGTGGTCGTAGAGGATGATTTTGGTGGTGAGGCCGGCCGCCTTAAACGCCGGCCCTACATGGTCCCGAATGAACGTGGCCTGCTCCTGGGCCGACATGGTCATGCTGGGGTTGTTATAGGGGTTCAGCGGCTCGTTCTGCAACGTTACGGCGTCAACCCGAATGCCTTCGGCCTGCATACCCTGCAGATACTTTACAAAGTACTGCGCATAGGCAGCGTAGTATTCCGGCTTCAACGAGCCGCCCACAAAGCTGTTGTTGGTCTTCATCCAGGTGGGCGCCGTCCAGGGTGAGCCTAGGATTTTGATAGTGGGATTGATGGCCAGAATCTGCTTCAACACCGGAATCAGGTTCACCTTATCGGGGGCCAGGCTGAACTGGGCCAGCGTAGGGTCAGGCGTGCTGGTTTCGTCGTAGGTGAACACGTTGGCATCCAGATCTGAAGCCCCGATGCTGATGCGCAAATAGCTGGTCCCGATGTTGTTCTCATCCGTGGCAAACAGCTCTTTTAGGAGCGCCGCCCGGTCGGTGGCGCTCATCTGATTAATCAGCTGGGCGCTGCCCCCGGTGAGGGTGTAGCCAAAGCCATCAACGGTCTGGTAGGTTTGCGTGGTGTCTACCGTGATGGTGGGGTTCTGCCCTACGGGGGCCTGGAAGTTCAGGGGCAGGGTGCTCTTATAGAACAGGGTACTCCGGTCAGAGGTAGTAGTCCAGGTAGCCACCTGCGACGGGCCTGTGGTTACCGGCGGCACCACGGGGG from Hymenobacter taeanensis encodes:
- a CDS encoding glycoside hydrolase family 30 protein; the protein is MRLLSFQLPQSAAAVLLLGLVASCGGNSSPDPTPTPPPPVVPPVTTGPSQVATWTTTSDRSTLFYKSTLPLNFQAPVGQNPTITVDTTQTYQTVDGFGYTLTGGSAQLINQMSATDRAALLKELFATDENNIGTSYLRISIGASDLDANVFTYDETSTPDPTLAQFSLAPDKVNLIPVLKQILAINPTIKILGSPWTAPTWMKTNNSFVGGSLKPEYYAAYAQYFVKYLQGMQAEGIRVDAVTLQNEPLNPYNNPSMTMSAQEQATFIRDHVGPAFKAAGLTTKIILYDHNLDRADYPVTVLQDAQARQYVDGSAFHLYAGSISAMTNVHNAYPDKGVYFTEQWTEGPGNFAGDFNWHVNNLIIGATRNWSRNVLEWNLASDPSYGPHTPGGCTKCMGAITISGNTVTRNTAYYTVAHAAKFVRPGSVRIDTNVPGGLQNVAFKNPEGKKVLIVLNTGGAQTFDIKYRGKVATTQLASGAVGTYIW
- a CDS encoding glycoside hydrolase family 30 protein, which produces MHKFLIAAALASTLGTTATAQKASSSKSKASSSSSSYSAVGKQVQVYTTAANSELRLSATDKLSFSAQPQPLETQPTVFVDPNHSFQTLLGIGGALTDAAAETFAKLPTAQQQELLRAYYSPTQGIGYTLARTTIHSTDFSTAPYTYVADGDKTLQTFSVKHDEQYRIPFIKQAIAAAGGQLTMYVSPWSPPAWMKTNQSMLKGGKLLPEYRQLWADYYVKFIKAYERQGIPIWGLTVQNEPMAVQKWESCIFTAEEERDFVKGYLGPTLKKGGLGDRKLIGWDHNRDLMYQRAATLFDDPEASTYYWGLGYHWYETWTGSGMQFENLRRVHETYPDKHLIFTEGCIEKFDFSNVNDWQLGERYGHSIINDFNAGTEAWTDWNILLDQTGGPNHVGNFCYAPIIGDTRSGRLLYTNSYYYIGHFSKFIRPGARRIATTASRDVLQTTAFRNPDGTVAVVVMNQTDQQQPFQLWIRGQAAPTTSRPHSIMTLLVN